The following are encoded together in the Acinetobacter radioresistens DSM 6976 = NBRC 102413 = CIP 103788 genome:
- a CDS encoding sulfite exporter TauE/SafE family protein gives MDIEIIISLVFFAFCAGLIDAAVGGGGLIQIPALMGTFPHLPPATIFGTNKLASIAGTASAAFSYARRVRFVWKLLVVIASCAFVSSFIGAACVSMIPVSVLRPLVLLMLIIMAVYTFMKKQFGQVHTERPVNSSFLLMAALGSILIGFYDGIFGPGTGSFFIFFFIRFLSVDFLHASALSKIGNLMTNLAALSFFIPTGHVLFSIGLGMALANIFGSLIGVRLALKYGSGLIRILFLILVSILIIRLTYQMVTAGFI, from the coding sequence ATGGATATCGAAATTATTATCAGTCTGGTTTTTTTTGCCTTTTGTGCCGGCCTGATTGATGCTGCTGTTGGAGGCGGTGGCCTGATCCAGATTCCAGCACTGATGGGAACTTTCCCGCATTTGCCCCCAGCAACAATTTTCGGTACTAACAAGCTGGCGTCAATCGCAGGTACTGCTTCAGCTGCATTTTCCTACGCCAGACGGGTGCGTTTTGTCTGGAAGTTACTGGTGGTCATTGCCAGCTGTGCATTTGTCAGCAGTTTTATCGGGGCTGCCTGTGTATCGATGATTCCGGTTTCTGTATTACGTCCACTGGTACTGCTTATGCTGATCATCATGGCTGTATATACTTTCATGAAAAAGCAGTTCGGCCAGGTACATACTGAACGTCCGGTTAACTCTAGTTTCTTGTTAATGGCGGCACTCGGCAGTATTTTAATCGGATTCTATGATGGTATTTTTGGCCCTGGTACAGGTAGCTTCTTTATCTTCTTCTTCATCCGGTTCTTAAGTGTTGATTTTTTACATGCTTCTGCACTGTCTAAAATTGGTAATTTAATGACCAATCTGGCAGCTTTAAGTTTTTTTATTCCAACCGGTCATGTTCTGTTTAGTATTGGTTTAGGTATGGCACTGGCCAATATTTTCGGGTCTTTAATAGGGGTCCGGCTGGCTTTAAAGTATGGAAGTGGCCTTATCCGGATTTTATTTTTAATTCTGGTGAGTATCCTGATTATACGCCTGACCTATCAGATGGTAACAGCAGGCTTCATATAA
- the truB gene encoding tRNA pseudouridine(55) synthase TruB produces the protein MKRSSSKIQRRPVNGVFLLNKPLGISSNAALQKVRWLYRAEKAGHTGALDPLASGLLPICLGEATKFSHYLLDSTKRYQTTIQLGHSTTTGDVEGEILLQAEIPELDEERIRQVLAQFKGNIEQVPPMYSALKKEGRPLYELARKGIEIEREARPVSIYAIELLSFTAQSITLDITCSKGTYIRVLGEDVAQALGSYGHLTYLHRIKTGPFDLIPSYTIEYLESLNEAEREALLLPVYAPVDHFPKIQVPEGRSEYFSRGMESNIEHIAETQVLVFDGEKCLGLAEITDKKRLVPKRVLNL, from the coding sequence ATGAAACGATCCTCATCCAAGATTCAGCGCCGCCCGGTTAACGGGGTTTTTTTATTGAATAAACCGCTGGGGATCAGTTCAAATGCAGCATTGCAAAAGGTACGTTGGCTGTATCGTGCTGAAAAAGCCGGGCACACTGGGGCACTCGACCCTTTGGCTTCAGGCCTGTTACCCATTTGTCTGGGTGAAGCCACCAAGTTTTCGCATTACCTGCTTGATTCAACCAAACGTTATCAGACCACTATACAGCTTGGGCACAGTACGACTACTGGTGATGTCGAAGGTGAAATACTTTTACAGGCCGAGATACCCGAACTGGACGAAGAGAGAATCCGGCAGGTACTGGCCCAGTTTAAGGGTAATATCGAACAGGTGCCGCCGATGTATTCGGCTTTAAAAAAAGAGGGTCGTCCCTTATATGAGCTGGCACGTAAAGGTATTGAAATTGAACGTGAAGCACGGCCAGTGAGCATTTATGCGATTGAATTACTGTCATTTACGGCGCAGAGTATTACGCTGGATATAACCTGCTCTAAAGGAACTTATATTCGTGTCCTGGGGGAAGATGTTGCTCAGGCGCTCGGGAGTTATGGCCATCTGACTTATCTGCACCGTATAAAAACAGGGCCTTTCGACCTGATTCCCAGCTATACCATCGAATACTTGGAAAGTCTGAATGAAGCTGAACGTGAAGCACTATTATTACCAGTTTATGCACCGGTTGACCATTTTCCTAAAATACAGGTACCAGAAGGACGAAGCGAATACTTTAGCCGGGGTATGGAAAGTAATATCGAGCATATAGCAGAGACCCAAGTGCTGGTATTTGACGGTGAAAAATGTCTGGGTCTGGCAGAAATTACTGATAAGAAACGGCTAGTACCAAAAAGGGTGCTGAATCTCTGA
- a CDS encoding hemerythrin domain-containing protein — MNIFEALRESHERQRDLADQLLKTHGDSPERRSVFQALKNELFAHEVAEDRFFYIPLMMTDSGLGITRHALAEHHEMDEMVEELTELDMSNTGWLALAKKLTETVHHHLTEEEHRFFQQAGKILDEQQKTVLAKQYLNEYEHYKEISKTML; from the coding sequence ATGAATATATTTGAAGCATTGCGCGAGAGCCATGAACGCCAGCGCGATCTTGCTGACCAGCTTTTAAAAACCCATGGAGACTCTCCAGAGCGCCGTAGTGTATTTCAAGCACTTAAAAACGAGCTGTTCGCTCATGAAGTGGCTGAAGACCGCTTTTTTTATATTCCCTTAATGATGACTGATTCCGGTCTGGGTATTACTCGCCATGCTTTGGCTGAACATCATGAAATGGATGAAATGGTTGAAGAACTCACCGAGCTGGATATGAGTAATACAGGCTGGCTGGCACTGGCAAAAAAACTGACTGAGACGGTTCATCACCATCTGACTGAAGAAGAACACCGTTTTTTTCAGCAGGCTGGCAAAATTCTGGATGAGCAGCAAAAAACTGTATTGGCCAAACAATATCTGAACGAATATGAACACTATAAGGAAATCAGTAAAACCATGCTGTAG
- a CDS encoding lipase secretion chaperone encodes MQKYKIWMVLSIVIICVAGLIFWLMPQDKTIKQPVGPAAASGLLPQQTVLTQAQVKAGIPYLSPSQKDTEINCQLRLDSSNRLIINEQTRNCFEYFITQYGEKNIEQIKLDFKSYIQTVHKDPAQSQILGLWNRYIDYRIALGDLQASSTDRDSTQYYRAIFNKMKNLRQQFFSAYEIEGLFGTENIYHQYTLDRMDILDDKNLSESEKAQKLKELFKQLPQDWQDNLEQLNKLEDLRKLTADIQARGGSNDEIRQMRLNLVGPEATQRLERLDTERDDWKSRVNQYLSARDHIKTGGMSEAAKDQAIQQLRQQYFNNAQEQLRVETFETVHDQGGKLPFAN; translated from the coding sequence ATGCAGAAATATAAAATATGGATGGTTTTATCTATTGTTATCATTTGTGTAGCAGGCCTGATTTTCTGGCTTATGCCTCAGGATAAAACCATAAAACAGCCGGTTGGACCAGCAGCGGCTTCTGGGCTGTTACCCCAACAAACCGTACTAACTCAAGCGCAGGTTAAAGCAGGTATTCCCTACCTGAGTCCAAGCCAGAAGGATACTGAAATAAACTGCCAGCTCCGGCTAGATTCTTCTAATCGCCTCATCATTAATGAACAGACCCGTAACTGTTTTGAATATTTTATTACACAATATGGTGAGAAAAATATTGAGCAGATCAAGCTCGATTTTAAGTCCTATATTCAGACAGTTCATAAAGACCCCGCACAGTCACAGATTCTGGGCCTGTGGAACCGTTATATTGACTACCGTATTGCTCTAGGTGACTTGCAGGCTTCAAGTACCGACAGAGACAGCACACAATACTATCGCGCTATTTTTAACAAGATGAAAAATCTGCGTCAGCAGTTTTTCTCGGCTTATGAAATAGAAGGTCTGTTTGGAACCGAAAATATTTATCATCAATATACACTGGACCGCATGGACATTCTGGATGATAAAAATCTGTCTGAAAGTGAGAAAGCACAGAAACTTAAAGAACTGTTCAAACAGCTTCCACAAGACTGGCAGGATAATCTTGAGCAGCTTAATAAACTCGAAGATTTAAGAAAACTTACCGCAGATATTCAGGCACGCGGTGGTTCAAATGATGAGATACGCCAGATGCGGCTAAATCTGGTGGGACCAGAGGCAACCCAACGTCTGGAAAGACTGGACACTGAACGTGACGACTGGAAAAGCCGGGTGAACCAGTATCTGAGCGCACGCGATCATATTAAGACAGGCGGGATGAGCGAGGCAGCGAAAGACCAGGCAATACAGCAGCTACG